From the genome of Methanobrevibacter smithii ATCC 35061, one region includes:
- a CDS encoding DUF2284 domain-containing protein, whose product MVNISKLTADVNVSEYYDKYVDIEKFLEICKECDQYDNNWGCPPFDFDPDEIWNSYNKLKIIAFKFDFSQEELDRTYTPNELNFIIKRLERMKVKLMNDIYALESEDSLGLFIGHCNLCMKCTKTIGMPCKMPFKLRYSIESLGGDVDRTIEDTFGYKIIYAKDGKLPEYMIFVGGLLYDKK is encoded by the coding sequence ATGGTTAACATAAGTAAACTCACAGCAGATGTTAACGTGTCTGAATATTATGATAAATATGTTGACATAGAAAAATTTTTAGAAATCTGTAAAGAATGTGATCAGTATGACAACAATTGGGGTTGCCCTCCTTTTGATTTTGACCCTGATGAAATCTGGAATTCATATAATAAACTTAAAATAATTGCTTTTAAATTTGATTTTTCACAAGAGGAGTTAGACAGAACATATACCCCTAATGAATTGAATTTTATTATAAAAAGACTTGAGCGAATGAAAGTCAAATTAATGAATGACATATATGCATTGGAAAGTGAAGATTCTTTAGGTTTATTTATTGGGCACTGTAATTTATGTATGAAATGCACTAAAACAATTGGTATGCCTTGTAAGATGCCATTTAAGTTAAGATATTCTATTGAATCACTTGGTGGGGATGTTGACAGAACAATTGAAGATACTTTTGGTTATAAAATCATCTATGCAAAAGATGGGAAATTACCTGAATATATGATTTTTGTCGGTGGTTTACTCTATGACAAAAAATAA
- a CDS encoding Ig-like domain-containing protein — protein sequence MNKKILVFLLVAIVALSLSAVSAADNTTDDVSVLSSYDDNAVVSEATNDISIDVTAKDITYGENATVEAKIIPNTTTGNIKFSLDNKINQSGVIANGSASVIFTNLEIGKHSVIASYNGTNSTPFVFNVNKISVYNMTIDAPAVFYGNNVSAVITLPEDATGDVNITIGNKTYNGKLVSGKTTIAIPNLATGNTNATVVYFGDKKYANKTINTTFTVTGNTVTNDTFFTYFGKDGVLNNDITFSDLIFAGNFSGLNLSTLTIDKKINLIGEKAILKDISLVIKADNISVSNFAIVLTNTSGVESAIDVRGANANINANIFSVNSAFDKNSFVINAENAVNLTINNNTIVYSGKTNGNGINNIIRIIDSDNVNILNNYIFAEIPSVPVNYMPPTWAATVMSAGIYVEGSANLNIASNNIAIEYNNASGAHDTIHNLYIEGGNNAIIENNNISTKGHTYVYGITISGKNFTIASNAFYSDSDNYYADGIQIYDNSNGILKDNEVFVESPVVAYGIYSSNWGDKANNITYNNNNVVGNSSYIYGIYVSGNNETLIGNEITLVGNFTTGVASSASTVTLNKNDIITNGNNIGNASKCGDSIIAETTGVKIAYGNATVTNCTVKTTGEYTVNTTGAGSVTYNSLVSNVGLGDKTVQANNKTIVANNGPKFLIDVPELVKIYGSADKLIAILTDSSHNPIANANITFNINGRNYTKLTNGTGVASMDINLVSGSYKVTATYENTTVESSIIVTPTILANDIVKFYRNDTHFVAKFTDSNGTALKDNTTVKFNINGVFYKANITNGTATLRIWLNPGKYVLTAFNSVTGEELGFNVTVLSTVITENLVKYYKNESQFVVKVLNGDGTPANGTNVTFNINGVFYTKEVINGTATLNINLYPGDYIITTMYGKYAVGNNVTVLPTLITKDLDMKFQDGSNFTAKTLDGQGKPLANQNITFNVNGVFYNRTTDENGMANLLIRLNPGKYIITSIWNEYQVGRTITIA from the coding sequence ATGAATAAAAAGATACTTGTTTTTCTTCTTGTTGCTATAGTTGCTCTTTCACTTTCAGCAGTTTCTGCTGCTGATAACACAACTGATGATGTTAGTGTATTATCATCTTATGATGATAATGCAGTTGTAAGTGAAGCAACTAATGATATATCTATAGATGTTACAGCTAAAGATATTACTTATGGTGAAAATGCAACTGTCGAAGCTAAAATAATTCCAAATACTACTACTGGTAATATTAAATTCAGTTTAGATAATAAAATCAATCAATCTGGAGTTATTGCTAATGGTAGTGCAAGTGTAATTTTTACAAACTTAGAAATTGGTAAACATAGTGTAATTGCAAGTTATAATGGAACTAATTCCACCCCATTTGTATTTAATGTAAATAAAATTTCTGTGTATAACATGACTATAGATGCACCTGCTGTATTCTATGGAAATAATGTTTCTGCAGTTATAACTTTACCTGAAGATGCAACTGGTGATGTAAATATAACTATTGGCAATAAAACTTACAATGGAAAACTTGTTAGTGGTAAAACTACTATTGCTATACCAAATTTAGCTACAGGAAATACTAATGCTACTGTAGTTTACTTTGGTGATAAAAAATATGCTAATAAAACTATTAACACTACTTTCACTGTAACTGGTAACACTGTTACAAATGATACCTTTTTCACTTACTTTGGGAAAGATGGTGTTTTAAATAATGATATTACCTTTTCTGATTTAATATTTGCAGGTAATTTCAGTGGACTTAATTTAAGTACCCTTACTATTGATAAAAAAATCAATTTAATTGGTGAAAAAGCTATTTTAAAGGATATTTCTCTTGTAATTAAAGCAGATAATATTTCTGTTTCTAATTTTGCCATTGTTTTAACTAACACTAGTGGTGTTGAATCAGCAATTGATGTAAGAGGAGCTAATGCAAATATAAATGCCAACATATTTTCAGTTAATAGTGCTTTTGATAAAAACAGTTTTGTAATTAATGCTGAAAATGCAGTTAATTTAACTATTAACAACAACACTATTGTTTATTCCGGTAAAACTAATGGCAATGGCATTAATAATATTATTAGAATAATTGATTCTGATAATGTGAATATTTTAAATAATTATATTTTTGCTGAAATCCCTTCAGTTCCTGTAAATTATATGCCTCCTACTTGGGCTGCTACTGTAATGTCTGCAGGTATTTATGTTGAAGGATCTGCTAATTTAAATATAGCTTCAAACAATATTGCTATTGAATATAACAATGCTAGTGGAGCTCATGATACTATTCATAATTTATACATTGAAGGTGGAAATAATGCAATTATAGAAAACAACAATATAAGTACCAAAGGTCATACCTATGTTTACGGTATTACTATTAGTGGTAAAAACTTTACAATAGCATCAAATGCTTTTTACTCTGATTCTGATAACTATTATGCTGATGGTATTCAAATATATGACAATTCAAATGGTATTTTAAAAGACAATGAAGTGTTTGTTGAATCTCCAGTTGTTGCATATGGTATTTACTCAAGTAATTGGGGTGACAAGGCCAATAACATTACATACAACAACAATAATGTTGTAGGTAACTCCAGTTACATTTATGGTATTTATGTAAGTGGAAATAATGAAACTTTAATTGGAAACGAAATAACTCTTGTTGGTAACTTTACTACAGGTGTTGCATCTAGTGCAAGTACTGTAACCCTAAATAAAAATGATATTATCACTAATGGTAATAATATAGGTAATGCAAGCAAATGCGGTGACTCTATCATTGCTGAAACTACCGGTGTTAAAATTGCTTATGGTAATGCAACTGTAACTAACTGTACTGTTAAAACTACTGGTGAATACACAGTTAATACTACTGGTGCAGGATCTGTAACTTATAATTCTTTAGTTTCAAATGTTGGTTTAGGAGATAAAACTGTTCAGGCTAATAATAAAACTATTGTAGCAAATAATGGTCCTAAATTCTTAATTGATGTTCCAGAACTTGTTAAAATTTATGGCAGTGCTGATAAACTTATTGCTATTTTGACTGATTCAAGTCATAATCCTATAGCAAATGCTAATATTACATTTAATATTAATGGCAGAAATTATACAAAACTTACTAATGGAACTGGTGTTGCATCTATGGATATTAATTTAGTATCAGGATCTTACAAAGTAACTGCTACTTATGAAAATACTACTGTAGAATCTAGCATAATTGTAACTCCAACTATATTAGCTAATGATATTGTTAAATTCTATCGTAATGATACTCATTTTGTTGCAAAATTCACTGACAGCAATGGTACAGCATTAAAAGATAATACTACTGTTAAATTCAATATTAATGGTGTATTCTATAAAGCAAATATTACTAATGGTACTGCTACATTACGTATTTGGTTAAACCCTGGAAAATATGTTTTAACTGCATTCAATTCTGTAACAGGTGAAGAATTAGGATTTAATGTTACTGTATTATCAACTGTAATAACTGAAAACTTAGTAAAATACTACAAAAATGAATCACAATTTGTTGTTAAAGTATTAAATGGTGATGGAACACCAGCTAATGGTACAAATGTAACCTTCAATATTAATGGTGTATTCTACACTAAAGAGGTTATTAATGGTACTGCTACATTAAATATTAATTTATATCCTGGTGATTATATCATTACAACTATGTATGGTAAATATGCAGTTGGAAATAATGTTACTGTATTGCCAACTTTAATTACAAAAGATTTAGACATGAAATTCCAAGACGGCAGCAATTTCACTGCAAAAACTTTAGATGGTCAAGGTAAACCATTAGCTAATCAAAACATAACATTTAATGTAAACGGTGTATTCTACAACAGAACAACTGATGAAAATGGTATGGCTAACTTACTAATTAGATTAAATCCAGGTAAATATATTATCACATCTATCTGGAACGAATACCAAGTTGGAAGAACTATAACAATTGCTTAA